The DNA window ACCGCGctcattttttcatttagttcACACATGCGCACAACGGTCTTGTCCCCTCACCTTTCCCAAAACACGTTTAGGATGCATCCGGATGCCTCAGCTCAGCTCAGACAGCTTGTTTTCTGACTCCACAGCGACTCATATCTGCTTTCCTGAAGAGACAGAAGTGTTTCTATAGAGTTCACATGTAAAGGTTGAGGAGTAGAAAGTGTTGGAACGCGTCCAAACATCCCACCGGAAGTGTGTCACCTGTGGGCGGGGCGCAGGTAAAGGTGGCGACACGAAGAAAGTGAACACGGAAGGAGAggataaactttaaaaagcGTGGAATAAAGAGTTTCACGCTGCAGACTGAACCACATTAATAAGTAAGTGAAAGTTGGTGTTTTACTGATGTGAAGTTAAGTTTCGAGTTTAAGTTTATTATAGATTTTTTTGTCGACGATAGTCTGGACTCACTGCGTCTGTCTTCATGAAGCTAAATAAGCTCTAACTTTTACATCCAGTCTTTGTTGAGACATTGGACAGTGCAAGTAAATTAGTAAAGCTAATTATGCTTTGAAAATTGTGATTAAATCCATACTTAACTATATTTACACAAAAAGCAAAGTACAAAATCCTACAAAATACTTGGTGCATGCCGATAGTGTTAAATGTATTGCAATTACTACatacattaaatacaataatacTGTACTCTTTCAGCGAATCACGCATAATTATGGGTTATAAATAGGTATGTAAGAGTCACACTATCAATTGTCTGTATTGGTAAAGTACAGATGTGCTGGTTTAATGCTGATGTCACTGGTTTTATCATCCAGTCATCTATTGATCCTTcactttcttccttctcttcacacttattttatttatttttaattatcaaCATTATTATATGATTTTTGCTGCTGATCTTTGGGTAAATGTAGATGTTTTTTGTGATctcttttcatttattacaaTTATCCGTCTGAATAGTTTATCCTGTTTAACACTTGAATCAGTTTTTCAAGGTTTCTTTTAATTGTCAATATTAAAGGACAGGGAAAGGAATATACACTTACATATATACACAGAAGTAGCATACTGCATATATACCGACAAGTTTTTACAATATATGCAAAGTAAATGTAATATGCAAGTTATACGtttaaaaataatcataacAGGGTATCCAAAGCTGTTATAATATAGCATTTTATGCTAAAATATGACCATTTTCCACCAGAAAGGCTCAAAATTGTGAGTTTCTCGATGGACCAGTAATGACCACCTTCCTTCTCTTCCCTCTGTACCAGTTTCATTATGGGCCTGTGTGATGGTTTATCCCACTGTAAACTGGCTCTGGCCTTTGCTGTGTTGATGGATTTACTGGGTGGAGCGGCCCTGCTGGTGGGAGTCTTCGCCCCTGTGGAGGTCAAAGGACAAGACTTTGGAGACTTGCTGGTCTATACTGGTATGTTGGTCAAGACAAAGAAAGTCTCCCTACCTCAGCCTGTGATCAGAACTATAAATGAGATGATATGAATGTAGAAGAAGTGACTGATGTGATCTGTGTGCAGGAGCCCTGTTCGTGCTGATGTCGCTGGGCGGATGGGTGCTCTGGTACAGCGGGAACATCGAGGGCCTGACGTCCAAGAGGGAGCTGGGACACATCGGCAGCGCCGTCGACCGACTGGCTCGCAACCTCAGCCGCAAGATCCGCACTTACAGGAGCCACCACTGACAATCCTAAACGTCCGGTGATGCCTGTGTTTGTCAGTATTAATGTTAGATACAGACACTCGGTGAAACCACATGTAACACTGAAATACGCTGAGTGTTACAAGCATATGAGAAACATTTCATGATAGATTTGCACCTGCTGTTCTGTTACATACTGTCGTCATGatgttttattatgatttgtatttttattttttatagtgttttaGATGTGATTATCATTCAATGACGCTGTGATCTCCTGTTAGATTTCAATAAAGGacttttttacacattaaaaatgtatttatcttattttatgtAATATAACTTAAGCTCTCTAATCACAACCAGGCGCGATGTCCTCATCTAAAAATACACTTTCATacttatttaatattaaaaacagattCACTCCATTAGTCAAACAACACGAATGACAATTTGATTGGCTGGTATTGATTCAATAATCACCAGTAATACAATAGATGTCAATACACATGTTCAAAGTAACAGGATCACATATAGAGATCTAAACACTGGATCATAGATTACATCACTgtacatgtaattttttttattattgtaatcaCACATGAATTTCCCTCAAGATTAATAAAGTATGTATAACTTTACTAATGTACATATACAGAAGTATATACTGCAATAATATTGTACTATCCTATAAATAACATGATAAATTCATCATTTGACATTTATGTCACATTTATTATATATGCACAATAGTAATATGATATATTTATGAATTTCTACACAATAAAAATTATGTAGTTCActacatttttacttaaaatctgtttttgcacatatacacacataaactacatttatttattagctTTATAATACTGTGTAGCTTCCTAATTCTTGGTGTGTTTTGTAgttctgcatttttttaaaagtcctatctttcttttctttgtttttattttattttccagctCCAAACATCAgttatatgaaaatatgaatcattTCCCAATAATGCAGCAGAGTAAGAAAACACAATGGAACCATGTGAGCAGAAAAACTCCCAAAAGGGGGTTTGTTTAATGTTCAATCTGTAGTCatggtaaataaaatgtgtgtttatggttCAGGCTTTTTTCTATGAGGCTGcactttaaattatatttacagacttttaaaaagacacaaaaaaagtttttgggTGGGGGAAGCATAGGATGGACCATTTATATAGATTCTAGattagaaacacatttaataaacatATGTTCTTCAATTAAGTCTAGTGTTAATCTTATTTTATCTAATTTCATGAAGTGGCATCATGTAACCTGTACTGACCTCTACTGGTGACCAGCAGGAATTACAACAACACCAGTAGATCATCTATCCATCTCTGGCCTGCACAACAAAGATAAAGCAGAGATCAAAGATAAAGTAAAGAGGTCATATCCAGTATCACCCTGCAACATGCTGATTATTTATGTTGCAACAAAAATTGCTCAATGAGATGATGTAATCCTGTTGTAGTTGTGACACCCAGACATTTAAACCTCCAAGAGATACAGAGAGGTTATTTCCTCTTTCTGAACAGA is part of the Thunnus albacares chromosome 19, fThuAlb1.1, whole genome shotgun sequence genome and encodes:
- the tmem238a gene encoding transmembrane protein 238a; the encoded protein is MGLCDGLSHCKLALAFAVLMDLLGGAALLVGVFAPVEVKGQDFGDLLVYTGALFVLMSLGGWVLWYSGNIEGLTSKRELGHIGSAVDRLARNLSRKIRTYRSHH